The Actinomadura sp. WMMB 499 genome includes a window with the following:
- a CDS encoding CocE/NonD family hydrolase, whose protein sequence is MPNIERVGPAAVPADAEQVMIPMRDGIRLAADVYRADPPRPRPVVLVRLPYDKDGDYCFMPAIGRYFRDRGYAVVVQDVRGKYRSEGATEFGRHEADDGYDTIQWLTGQPWCDGDVVMWGDSYYGYTAIAAAIGGHPALRAIAPRVTGSQLSTVLEHGDGTRDVEQTARKLYFATHYVDNDRYEWEIDWNGRPLRAAFEDFFARLGRRSANFDAEFGGTPSPFVPPPLKALLEAPPVPALYTIGWFDNCAVWSWHDVRALSRDPGWSADLRLRLEAIDHENYRLGEAPVAPHDDHAVTPAALERMLPAYLDPAIEFFGAVLGRTGTLAALPRVRYELCHGGPREADAWPPRGVPDLEFYLSDGPGGPRLAAEAPEGARTLRWTHDPSDPVPSAGANPFAILHDRADLGPIGDRPDVLRLTGDPVRADLDLVGAATLQLRLTAPAGAHVHARLLDVTPGGAAFLAAKGQIRLDVPLTGADAVIDLQSVAYRLRAGHRLALDLTGTDFPEYVIEAPDGGDPWSAVPGAPATREVTVGGARPSRLRIGGRTPDQVRRSLGLAEER, encoded by the coding sequence GTCTACCGCGCCGACCCGCCGCGCCCGCGGCCCGTCGTGCTCGTCCGCCTGCCCTACGACAAGGACGGCGACTACTGCTTCATGCCCGCGATCGGCCGCTACTTCCGCGACCGCGGGTACGCCGTCGTCGTCCAGGACGTCCGCGGCAAGTACCGGTCCGAGGGCGCCACGGAGTTCGGCCGCCACGAGGCCGACGACGGGTACGACACGATCCAGTGGCTCACCGGGCAGCCCTGGTGCGACGGCGACGTCGTCATGTGGGGCGACTCCTACTACGGCTACACCGCCATCGCCGCGGCGATCGGCGGGCATCCGGCGCTGCGCGCGATCGCGCCGCGCGTCACCGGCTCCCAGCTGTCGACGGTGCTGGAGCATGGCGACGGCACCCGCGACGTCGAGCAGACCGCCCGCAAGCTCTACTTCGCCACGCACTACGTCGACAACGACCGGTACGAGTGGGAGATCGACTGGAACGGGCGTCCGCTGCGGGCGGCGTTCGAGGACTTCTTCGCACGCCTCGGGCGCCGCTCCGCGAACTTCGACGCCGAGTTCGGCGGCACGCCCTCGCCGTTCGTCCCGCCTCCGCTGAAGGCGCTGCTGGAGGCGCCGCCCGTCCCCGCCCTCTACACGATCGGCTGGTTCGACAACTGCGCCGTCTGGTCCTGGCACGATGTGCGGGCGCTCTCGCGGGACCCGGGCTGGTCCGCCGACCTCCGCCTGCGGCTGGAGGCCATCGACCACGAGAACTACCGGCTCGGCGAGGCCCCCGTCGCGCCGCACGACGACCACGCCGTCACGCCGGCCGCGCTGGAGCGGATGCTGCCCGCCTATCTCGATCCCGCGATCGAGTTCTTCGGCGCCGTCCTCGGCCGCACCGGCACGCTCGCCGCGCTGCCGCGCGTCCGGTACGAGCTGTGCCACGGCGGGCCGCGGGAAGCCGACGCCTGGCCTCCCCGGGGGGTGCCCGACCTGGAGTTCTACCTGTCCGACGGGCCCGGCGGGCCGCGCCTGGCCGCCGAGGCGCCGGAGGGCGCGCGGACGCTGCGGTGGACGCACGACCCGTCCGACCCGGTCCCCTCGGCCGGGGCCAACCCCTTCGCGATCCTGCACGACCGGGCGGACCTGGGCCCGATCGGGGACCGCCCGGACGTGCTGCGCCTCACCGGCGACCCCGTCCGGGCGGACCTCGACCTCGTCGGCGCCGCGACGCTGCAACTGCGTCTGACGGCCCCCGCCGGCGCGCACGTCCACGCCCGCCTCCTCGACGTGACGCCCGGCGGCGCCGCGTTCCTCGCCGCCAAGGGGCAGATACGGCTCGACGTCCCGCTGACCGGCGCGGACGCCGTCATCGACCTGCAGAGCGTCGCGTACCGGCTGCGCGCCGGGCACCGCCTCGCGCTCGACCTCACCGGCACCGACTTCCCCGAGTACGTCATCGAGGCGCCGGACGGCGGCGACCCGTGGAGCGCCGTGCCCGGCGCCCCGGCCACACGGGAGGTCACGGTGGGCGGCGCGCGCCCGTCCCGCCTGCGGATCGGCGGACGGACGCCGGACCAGGTCCGGCGGTCGCTCGGCCTCGCCGAGGAGCGATGA